The window CAGTACGGCTCGAGCATCGCCGCGGTGTAGTTCTCGGCCACGCCGTCCTGCATGATCTTGATGCTCGTCGCGGCGAATCGGCCGGCCCGGTACTGCGCGCGCTTCTCGACGAGCTCGTCGATCTGCTCGAGGCCGCGCAGGCGGTCCCACCAGATCGCGCCCACGACGCGTCCGGTCAGCTTGCCCGACTCCGCGGCGCGCACGTAGGCGGGGCCGGGGTCGCCCGCGTCGCCGTACGTGCCGACGATCGCGTCCTGCCACGCGGTGATGCCGAACGAGTGCAGGTACTCCTGCCCGAGCAGCAGCGCCCGCTCGAGCTCCTCGTCTCTCGTGCGGGGCAGCAACCGGTTGACGAGGCCCATCGCGCCCTCGTGCAGGGTTCCGGACGGCGCGCCGGAGGCGTCACGTTCGATGCGGCCATCGCTCGGGTCGGGCGTGTCCCGGTCGATGCCCGCGAGCCTCAAGGCGGTCGAGTTCACCCAGGCGCCGTGCCCGTCGCGGTTCGGCAGGAACGCCGGGCGGTCGGGCACGACCAGGTCGAGGTCGGCCGCCGTGGGGGTGCCGCCCGGGAACGCCGACATCGACCAGCCGCCGCCGAGGATCCACTCGGCTTCCGGGTTCGCCGCCGCGTACGCGGCAATCTGCGCGAGGTACGCGTCGCGCGACTCGAGCTCGGCGAGGTTGCAGCGCATGAGGTCGAGCCCGCCCCACACCGGGTGCACGTGCGCATCCTGGAAGCCGGGCACGAGCATGCGCCCCGCGAGGTCGACGTGCTCGGTGCGTGGCCCGATGAGCTCGCGCACCTCGTCGTGCCCGACGGCGACGATGCGTCCGCCGGTCACCGCGACGGCGCTCGCGCGCGTTCGCTGCGTGGTCGCGGTGAAGACGGGGCCGCCGGAGAAGACGAGGTCGGCGTGGGTCATGGTGCTCCTTTCACGGCGCGCAGCACGCGCGCATGCGACATCCGGATGCCGCGTGGTGAGCCCGCTGCGCGCGGGCGTCGTGTTCGGTCGGTACGTCGGCGGATGCCTCAGCCGCCGCCCATCGTGCGCGCGATGTCGGCGGCCGAATCGCCGGCCCGCCGGAGCACGACGGCAACGAGGCCGAGGGCGATCAGCGTGAGCACGAGCATGATCGTCGACACCGCCGCGATCTCGGGGCGCAGGCCGCTGCGCAACGCGCTCAGCACGTACACGGGCCACGGCGTGGAGCCGGACACCGAGACGAACGCCGCGATGACGGTGTTGTCGAGGCTGAGCGTGAACGACAGCAGGAAGCCCGACAGCACGGCCGGCATGGCGAGCGGCAGCGTGACCTTGGCGAACGTGCGCACCGGCGTCGCGTACAGGTCGGCCGACGCCTCCTCGAGATTCGCCTCCTGGCCCACCAGCCGCGCCCGCACCAGGTACGACACGACCGCGACCGAGAACAGCGAATGGCCGATCACGAGCCGCACGATGCCGTCGTTGAAGATCGACATCCCGAGGTCCTGGCCGAGGAACACCATCCACGGCAGCAGGGCCACCGCGTCGACGATCTCGGGCGTCACCGAGACGAGCAGCAGCAGGCCCAGGAACCACCACACCCACTTGCCCGGATGCCGCGCCATCGCGATGCCCGCGAGCGTGCCGAGCAGCGTGGCCACGAGGGCGGCGATGAAGCCCGTCTGCACCGAGATCCACACGGCGTCGCGGATCGCGGGCTTCGCGAGCAGTGCGACGAACGAGTCGAACCCGAAGTGGTCCCACGAGACGAGCAGGCGCCCCACGTTGAACGACGAGACGATGATCACGAGGATCGGCGCGAACAGGAAGACGAGCACGAGCACGCCCCACACGTTGAACGCGACATCCGACCACGCCTTGCGGGCCCGCTGGACCGTTCGATCGGTCATGCGCCGACCTCCTCACGAATCGAAGCGGATGCCGCGGGCGCCGTCGTCGCGGTCGCAGCCGGCCCGATCACCAAGCGGTTTCGGGCCCGGAACGGCCACGAGACGAGCCACACGATGCCGGCGCCGACCGCCGCGCTCAGCAGGATCACGAAGATCAGCACGACCGCCATCGCCGAGCCGAGCGCCCAGTTCTGCGCGGTCTGGAACTGGCTCGCGACCAGCTGCCCGACCATGTTGCCCTTGGCGCCGCCCAACACGGTCGCCGTGATGTAGTCGCCCATGAGCGGGATGAACACGAGCAGGACGCCTGCGATCACGCCGGGTTGCGCGAGCGGCAGCGTGACGCGGAAGAAGGTCGCCCACTTGCCGGCACCCAGGTCCTTCGATGCCTCGCGAAGCGGGCCGTTGACCCGGTCGAATGCCACGAACAGCGGCAGGATCATGAGCGGCAGGTAGTTGTAGACCACGCCGAGCAGCACCGCGCCGCGGGTGTTCAGGATCGCGAGCGGCTCGAACCCGATCACCTGCAGTGCGGACGACAGCCAGCCGTCGGGCGAGAGGATCACCTGCCAGCCGATGGTGCGCACCAGGAAGTTGGTCCAGAACGGCACCATGACGAGCGCGACCAGCAGGCCGCGACGCGACGGCGGCGCCTTGACCGCCATCCAGTAGGCGACCGGCAGGCCGATGAGGAAGCACAGCACGGTGCCCGCCACGCCGACCCAGAGCGTGTTCAGGAACGTGGCGAAGAAGGCCGGGTCGAGCACCTCGGCGTACCGGTCGAACGAGAGCCGGTCGGTGGCCTGCGTCGCGAAGATGCTCGGCTTGTACCCGAAGCTGAACCACACGACCATGCCCACGGGGGCGATGAAGAAGACCAGCAGCCACGCCCACGCGGGCAGGGCCAGCAGGAATCCGGGGGATCGTCTACGCACCGGCGGCCGCCTTCATCTTGTTCCAGATCTGCACGATCCGTTCCTGCGCCTCGGTGAGCTCGCCCTCGTGCATCGTGGCGAGCTGCTCGCGCGTGAAGAACACGAGGTCGAGCATCGGCAGCCCGGCTTCCGCCGCGGCCTGCTCGGCGTCCTTCGCACCCGTGTGGTAGCCGATGTAGTCGAGTTCGTCGAGGGCGTTCTCGGGGGTGAGCACGTAGTTGATGAACGCGTGCGCGGCTTCGGGGTGCGGGGCGCCGGAGGGGATCGCCCAGTTGTCCATCCAGAGCTCGGTGGCCGGCGAGCCGAGCACGAACCTCCAACGGTCGGGGTCGGGGCTCTCGAGGATCCCGAGGCGCGCATCGCCGTTGTAGGACTGCATGAGCATCTGCGTCGCCTGCGGGATCGCGCCGCCGCCCGGGTACGGGTCGAACGCCGAGATGTGCGGGGCGAGCTCGTCGACGAGGAACTTCTCGGCCGCGTCGAGCTCCGCGTCGTCGGTCGTGGTCCACGGAATGCCGTTGGCCCAGAAGTACAGCCCCGTGAGCACGGCGGGGTCGTCGAGCACCGAGGTCTTGCCGCTCGCCTCGTTCTGCGCCGCGTCGATGAAGTCGTTCCAGTCCTTCAGCTCGCGGTCGATCAGGGTCACGTCGTAGACGAACCCGGTCGTGCCCCACGCCTTGCAGATCGAGTACTCGTTGTCGGGGTCCCATACGCGGCCGAGGAACGCGGGGTCGACGTACTCGATGTTCGGGATCAGGTCGCGATTGAGCTTGGACAGGAGTCCGTGCTCGGCCATCTGCGCGACGAACGTGCCGGTGGGCACGACGATGTCGTAGCCGCTCGTGCCGCGCGCGCCGACGAGCTTGGCGACCATCTCCTCGTTCGAGTTGAACGCGGAGAGCGACACCTTCGGACCGAGGTCGGCCGTGAAGGCGTCGAGCACGTCGGGGGCGTCGTAGTCGCCCCACGTGTAGATCGAGAGGCGGTCCTCGAGTGGGGCGCCGGATGCGCGGGTCGTCGTCGGCGAGCCGGTCGGGGCGCACGCGGCGAGGGCCGCGGTCGTGCCCGCCGCTGCGGCGAAGCTCAGGAAGCGGCGACGCGTGAGCTCGCGGCGGATCGTCTTCGCCGCGCCGGCCGGCGCGAGGATGCGGATGTCGGGTTCGGGTGCCATTCGGTGCTCCTGCTCCTGCTCGTGCTCAGGCCGTCGGGGGCGCGACGTAGCCGCCCGCGCTCGCCGCATCGTCGGACGGGAAGAGCAGCACGCTCTCGGCCCGCCACGAGCACTCCACCGGGTCGCCGACCGAGAGCTGCGGCGCGTCGGGCGATGGCCTGCGCACGATCAGGCTCTGGTCGTCGCCGAGCTGCACGAGGTACTGCATCGTCTCGCCCTGGTGCGAGACGCCGATCAAGGTGCCGCGAGCGGTGTTCACGGCACCGGATGCCGCGGCCGGGTCGATTGCGGAGATCTCGACGAACTCCGGGCGCACCGCCGCCTGCCCGCTACCGCCTTCGGGCAGCGCGGCCGTCGAGGCGCTCACCTTGGCGTGCGGCGCGTCGATCGACGAGCCGCCGTCGACGACCTCGCCCCGGAAGAAGTTCTGCTGGCCGACGAAGGCGGCGACGTAGGCCGAGGCAGGCCGTGCGTAGACCGTGTCGGCGTCGGCGAGCTGCTCGATGCGCCCGCTGCGCATGATCGCGATGCGGTCGCTCATCGACAGCGCCTCGCCCTGGTCGTGGGTGACGAACACGAACGTGATGCCGAGGCGGGACTGCAGCAGCTTCAGCTCGAGCTGCATCTCCTCGCGCAGTTGCCGGTCGAGTGCGCCGAGGGGCTCGTCGAGCAGCAGGACCGAGGGGCGGTTCACCAGCGCCCGTGCGAGCGCGACGCGCTGCTGCTGGCCGCCGGAGAGCTGCGTCGGCCTGCGGTCGGCGAAGCCGCGCATCTGCGCGAGGTCGAGGGCGTCGACGACGCGCTGGCGGATCTCCGACTTCGGCGTTCGGCGCTGCTGCAGCCCGTACGCGACGTTCTCGGCGACCGACAGGTGCGGGAACAGCGCGTACGCCTGGAACACCGTGTTCACATCGCGCCGATACGGCGGAACGCCGAGCACCGACCGACCGGAGACGCGGATGTCACCGGCATCCGGATGCTCGAAACCCGCGATCATGCGCAGGGTCGTGGTCTTGCCGCAGCCGGAGGGGCCGAGCAGCGAGATGAACTCGCCCGGCTGGATCGTGAGCGAGAGGCGGTCGACCGCGGTGGCGTCGCCGTACTGTTTCGTGACCGAGTCGATGACGACGGTTCCGGGTGCTTCGCCGTGAGGTGCTCCGACGCCGGGAGCCGTTCCGCCGCCGGCCTCGATCGTGGTTGCCGTGGTCATCTGATGACGCCTCCTGTTCACCCGCGCAGCATCGCGCCGGAGGGCCATTCAATCTCCGCGGTCGCCGCCGTGCAACGCTGCGGCACGGAATGAGACATTCCATCGGGTGCGGATGCCGCGCCCCGACAGTCCGTCTGGTCGGTCGGTTCGGTCGGTCGGTCGGGTCGATCAGGGGGCCGGGGCTCGGTCGCCGCGGAGCGATCCCGCGGCGACCGGGCCCCCGGCGACCGAACCCCCGGCGCCCCGCGGCCTCAGGCGCTGAGCGCCGCCGTCGGCGAGGTGCGCGCGGCTCGCGCCGCAGGAAGGGCCCCCGCGACCGCACCGACGACGACGGTCGCGGCCACGCCCGCGACGAGCACCCCGGCCGGCACCGAGACCAGCCAGCCGTTGGCCGCGGCGATGACCGCCGTGATCGCGTATCCGATCGCGGTGCCGGCGACCCCGCCCGAGAGCGCGAGCAGCATCGCCTCGATCAGGAACTGCGACCGGATGTGGCCCCTGGTCGCCCCGAGCGATCGTCGCAGGCCGATCTCCTGCCGGCGCTCGAGCACCGTGATCACCATCGTGTTCGCCACGCCGATGCCGCCGACGAGCAGGGCGATGGAGCCGACGCCCACGAGGAGGCCCGTGAACGCCTGGTCGATCGTGTTCTTCGCCGCGAGCGCGTCGGACGGACGGCTCACCTTCACCTGGTTCGGCGACTCCGGGTTGATCGTGGCCGGCAGGAGATCGCGCACCTGTCCGACGAGGTCGTCGGCCGAGCGCTCGTAGATCACCGTCGGCGACCCGTTGAACCCGAAGAGCTCGGCGGCGATCGGCCCGCCCATCATGGCGACGGAATCGAGTTCGGGGGCGAGCGGCGAACGCTCGAGGATCCCGGCGACCGTGAACGGCGTTCCGCCGATCTCGACGGTGCTGCCGATCGTGACGATGCCGAGCCGCTCGGCGGCCGTGTCGCCGAGCACGACGACCGGGAACCGCTCGGTGGCGCCGTTGAGCCACACGCCGGAGGCGAGCTCGGTGCCCGTCGTGGTCAGCAGGTCGAGATCGGCCGCGACGGCGGACAGCCCGCCCGTGGCGCCCGGATCGATGAGGGCGTTGCGGTACACGTTCACGTCGGCGAGCGTCGCGTGCCAGCTCGCCTGCTCGACGCCGTCGATGCGCCGCACGCGATCGATCGCATCGGCGGGCAGCTCCGATTCCGCGCCGAAGAAGTCCGAGCCCGCCGACGCGGTGAGCAGGTTCGTGCCGAGCGCGGCGAGCCTCTGCTTGACGAGCGCCTCGCTCGACGTCGAGATGCCGACGACGGCGATCATCGCGGCGATGCCGATCGCGATGCCGAGGGCCGAGAGCACCGCCCGCATCGGCCTCGCGCGCAGCCCGTGCAGGCCGAGCCCGAGCAGGTCCGTGGCGCGGAGACGGGAGCGCAGGCCGTTCACGAGCGGGCTCCGGCCATGACACCGGACGCGGCGCCCGAAGCGCCTCCGGTCCCGCTCGACAGCACGCCGTCGCGGATGCCGACGCGCCGAGGCATCCGCTCGGCCACCTGCGAGTCGTGGGTGATCACGACGACCGTGGTGCCCGCGGCGTTGAGCTCGGCGAGGATCGAGACGATCGCCTCGCCCGAGCGCGTGTCGAGCGCGCCCGTCGGCTCGTCGGCGAGGAGCAGCGCCGGTTCGCCCACGACGGCACGTGCGATCGCGACGCGCTGGCGCTCGCCGCCCGACAGCTCGTTCGGGCGGTGGCGGGCGCGGGCGGCGAGGCCCACGCGCTCGAGGGCGACGGCCGCTCGCGCCCGGCGCTCCGCCTTCGGCACCCCGGCGTACAGCAGACCGGTGGCGACGTTGTCGAGCGCGGTGACGCCCTCGGCGAGGTGGTACTGCTGGAAGACGAACCCGATGGTGTGCGCGCGGAGTCCGGAGAGCTCGGCGTCGTCCATCGTGCCGGTGTCGTATCCGTCGATCTCGATCTCGCCCGAGCTCGGCCGGTCGAGCGTGCCCATGAGGTTCAACAGCGTCGACTTGCCCGAGCCGCTCGGCCCGACGATCGCGAGCATCTCGCCGCGGTCGACGTCGAGGTCGGCGTGCGAGAGGGCGACGGTGGGCGGCGAGCCGTAGGTCCGCGACACTCCGCGCATCCGGATCAGCGGGGCGCTCATTCGGGCACCACGACCTCGTCGCCCGCCTCGAGCTCGCCGCCCGTGACCTCGACGAGTCCGTCGGCGAACAGGCCGAGCTCGACCGGAACGGTCTCCACGACGCCCTTCGCCACGACCTCGACGGCGAATCCGCCGCCCGTGCGTGCGAGCAGCGCGGTGACCGGAACGAGCAGGGCGTCCTCGCGACGCACGGCGGTGAGCTCGCCGTTCACGGCGACGTCGTCGAGTCCATCGGCTGCTGCCGGGTCGTCGATCGTGATCGTGAGGGGGAGCTTCAGCTTCTTCCCGCCCTGATCGTCGTCCTGCTCGACCGGTGCTCCGACGGCACTCACCTCTCCCGGCACCGTGGCGCCGCCGGGCAGCGTCAGCTGCACCGGCGTGCCGACCGGGGCGATCGGCTCGAGGTTCGGTGCGATGAACGCGGTCACGCGCTTCACCGTGTCCGAGACCGCGATGACGGAGGCCCCGGCACCGCCGCCGATCTGCGCCTTGTGCTGGGCGACGCGCACCGCGGCAGGAGCGAACACGATGCGGCCGGGCTCGATCGCGCCGGTCTCCTCGAGGCCGAGCGATTCCTGCCAGCGCTCGATCGCGGAGGCCGTCGAGCCGGCGAACTCCTCGTCGGGCTCTCGTTCGAAGAAGCCGAGCGCGGCGAGGTTCTGCTCGAGCTGCAGCACGTCGGGGCCGTCGTCCATGCCCTCGGCGAACCCGCGCCACATCGGCAGCGCACCGATGAGGAGCACCACCGGGTCGTCGTCGACGCGGAACAGCGTCGCGCCGCGGTCGAGCACGGCGCCGGTGTCGGGCAGCCAGGTGATCGTGCCGCCGAGGCTCGTGCCGAGCTCCTGCGGGGAACCGTAGCCGAGCCGCCCGTTCAGGCGCACCCGCTCGGTGAGGTCGCCGCGGGCGACCGGGGTCGTCGCGACGTCTGCAGCCGCGTTCGCCGCGTCGCGGTCGTCCTTCGAGGATGCCGGCAGCGTCACCGCGAGCACCGCGCCGGCGATGCCGAGCACGGCGATGCAGGCGCCGGCGATCAGCCACGGGGTGCGGCGGCGCCGACGGGCGGGCTGGGGCGCCGCGGCATCCGTCATCTGGTCCTCGGTCGGCGAGTGCTCGGTCATTCCTCGTCCATCGTCGGGAAGTCGGCCTGCTTGCCGCACTCGTCGGCGTCGACCGGATCGATCTCGTCAGCCGACATCGCCTCCGTCATGCCGGCCGCGCCGTCGGGCGAGATCTCCGGGTCGTCGAAGTCGTAGCCGCGTTCGCGCAGGCACGCGGAGAAGCGAAGCGAGGCCTCGTTCATCGCCTCCTGGTCGGGCTGGCCCGGCACCGGGGGCGGATCGCCCACCTTGTCGAAGCAGGTGCGCTCGGCTGCCGCCATCGCATCGAGGTCGATCTCGTCGGGGTCGACGGCGTCGCTCGAGTCGCTCGTGCCGCCGCTGCTCGAGGAGCCGTCGGCGCCGGTCGCCATCCCGATGTCGATGCCCTCGTCCTTCATGCAGGAGGTGAATTCGGCCGACCACTCCTCGTAGGCGGCATCCGAGTCGCCCGACTTCAGTTCGGCGGAGTCCGCTCCGTTCGGGGCGCAGGCGGTCAGTGCCAGGAGCAGGCCGATGCCGGCGATGGCGAGCCCGGTGCGGGCGCCGCGGGAGGTTCGTGAGGTCATGGGTGAGTCCTTTCGATCGCGCCGCGATGGGCGCAGGACCCAGCTCACTCCCGGCGCGGTTGCCGCGGGGTAAAGCGGAGACTTGACGATTTCCTTATGGTCGACGGGATTGACTGGGAGACTCGGATGCTGCAATCGAACGGAGTGGGACATGCGCGTGCTGATCGTCGAGGACGAGCCGTACCTCGCCGAGGCCGTGCGCGCCGGGCTGGCACTCGAGGCCATCGCAGCGGATGTCGCCGCCGACGGCGAAGCCGCCCTCTTCAGCATCGATGTCAACGACTACGACGTCGTGCTGCTCGACCGAGACCTGCCGGGCATGCACGGCGACGAGGTCTGCCGCATCCTCGCCGCCCGCGAGGAACGGCCCGCCGTCCTCATGCTCACCGCCGCCCGCAGGCTCGGAGACAAGGTCGGCGGCTTCGAGCTCGGTGCCGACGACTACCTCGCGAAGCCGTTCGAGTTCCCCGAGCTCGTGGCACGCGTGCGGGCGCTCGGCCGGCGCCGGTTCACCGCATTGCCGCCGCAGCTCGAGGCCGCCGGCGTCGTGCTCGATCCGTTCCGCCGCGAGGTCCTCCGCGACGGGAGGTTCGTGCACCTGACCCGGAAGGAGTTCTCGGTGCTCGAGGTGCTCATGCGCGCCGGCGGGGGAGTCGTGAGCGCCGAGACGCTGCTCGAGAAGGCGTGGGACGAGAATGCCAACCCGTTCACGAACTCGGTGAAGGTGACGATCTCGACGCTCCGGCGCAAGCTCGGCGAGCCGTGGATGATTCGCACCGTGCCGGGCGCGGGCTACGCGATCGATGCTGCCGATGACTGAGCCCGGGACATCCGTTCCCCGCACCTACCGGCTGACCGTGCGAGCGCGTCTCGCGGTGACGTACGCGGTGCTGCTGACCGTCGCCGGCGCCGTGCTGCTCGCGATCGTCGCGTTCGTCATCGGCCTCGTGCCGAGCTACGAGTTCGCCGAACCGGCCGCCACGACGACGACGGCGACCGAGGTGACGCCCACCGATGCGATCCCCGCCCAGTCGACGCCCCCGTCCGACTCGCCGGAGGTCGCCTACGACCCCGGGCTGCTCGCCTCGACGGCGAGCGAGGCGGCGGTGGTCGTGAGTTCGCGTTCCGACATCCTGCAGCTGCTGCTCTGGGTGTCCGTCGGGGCGCTCGTGCTGCTCGCCGCGGGCGGCGCATGGGCGGGCTGGTTCGTCGCCGGTCGCATGCTCCGGCCGCTGCAGGAGGTCAACGAGGCAGCGCATCGAGCTGCGCGCGGCCACCTCGACCACCGCATCGCGCTCGCCGGACCGCGTGACGAGATCACCGACCTCGCCGACACCTTCGACGGCATGCTCGACTCGCTCGAGCGCTCGGCGAACGCCGATCGCCGCTTCGCCGCGAACGCCTCGCACGAGTTGCGAACGCCGCTCGCCACGACGCGCACGATGCTCGACGTGGCCTTGAGCTCGCAGGCCGCCGGCGACGTGCAACTGCTCGAACGGCTGCGGGAGATGAACGAGCGCAGCATCGCGACCGTCGAGGCGCTGCTCGACCTCTCGGAGCTCGAGTCGACCGACGCCGGCGTGTTCGGCCCCGTGGATCTCGCCGCGCTCGCGGCCTCCGTCGTCGATGAGTCGCGTGTCGAGGCCGAGGAGGCGGGGGTGCGCCTGACGGCGTCGGCGTCGGCTGCGCCGGTGCTCGTCGAGGGCGATGAGGTGCTGCTGCGCCAGCTCGTCGTGAACCTCGTGCAGAACGCGATCCGCCACAACGAGCCGGGCGGTTTCGTGACCGTGACGACGGATGCCGCGGGGCCGCTGCCGATCCTCGAGGTCGCGAACAGCGGGGCCGAGCTCGATGCCGCGACCGTCGCCGAGCTCACCGCGCCGTTCCATCGCGGACGCGGGCGCACCAGTGCCGCCGCCCAGCGAGGCCGGGGTCTCGGCCTGTCGATCGTCGCGGCGATCGCCGAGCGCCACGGGGCCGGCCTGCACCTGGTGCCCCGAGCGGACGGCGGGCTCCGCGTCGCCGTGCGGTTCCCGCGTGACGCCGTCGCTCAGGCGAAGTCGAAGACGGGCGGGAACACCAGCACCAGCACGGCCGCCCAGGCGAGGTAGACCGGAAGGTACCCCGTCTGCCAGCGCTCGAGTCGGTCGAACGGCTCGCGCCCGCGAAGGAATCCGAGCTGCAGCCAGGCGGCCCAGGCGAGGTTCACGAGCAGGATCAGGTTGAGCCCGAGCGATGCGGTCTTGTTCGGGCTGAAGCCGAACTCACCCGTGCGCCCGACCATCGCGACGAGCACGAACACGTCGACCACGAGCGCCGCGACGAGCATCACGAGCTGGATGCGGTCGAACCATCCGGGCCGTTGCAGCGGATCGCGCGACGAGTACGAGTAGACGAGCAGCCCGAGCACCACGACGAGCACGAGGTCGAACGCGATGAGGAGCTCGCGGTCGGCGTCGACGATGTTCCACTGCAGCACCGCGGCCACGACGAGGGCGATCAGCATGATCGTGAAGAGCGGGGTGAAGACCTTCGTGAGCACGGGCGCGATGTTCTCGATCACGCGCTGCTTGGCGTCGACGAGCCAGGCTGCGACGAGCACGGCCCCCGGGATCGCGCACGGCAGCACCCATTGGCCGAAGAACCACGCGACGTCGACGTCGATCGTCGAGAACACGCCGATCGTGAGCGCCGACAGGGCCCCGCCGACGAGGGCGATGAGCACGTAGTACACGAGCCACTCGCCGCTGAACCGCACGAAGTCCATGCGGGCATCACTGCTGCGCCACCGGCCGGCCGAGTAGACCACGCCCGTCATGAGCCAGAGGGCGACGGCGGCGCCGAGGGACGCGAGCAGTTCGGTGTCGGCGACCGCGCCGCCGAACGCCTGCACAGCGCTCAGGGAGGCCCACGGGAAGACGTTCAGCACCACGCCCACGAGCACGAACGTGCCCGCGACGGCCAGCACCGCGGCCATCGGCGGACGGTGACGCCACACGAACCACGCGGCGAGGAACGGCAGCACGAGCAGCGTGGCGTTCCGCAGGAAGAACGCGGGGTCGGCTCCGACGAGCGTCGCCGACGTGACGACGAGGCCGGCACCGACGCCCAGCGCGAGCGCGACGGCGAGCCCGTTCGCGCGCTTCCAGAACGGCGCGCGCCCGCCTGCGGCATCCGCTCGGTCGAGGGCGTCGGATGTCGCCGCGCGCGCGCCGGGGTCCGCTGCGCCGGGCTCGGCCTCGCCGTCGAGCACGAGCTGCTTCCACAGCCGTTCGGAGTGCACGCGGGCGTACTCGTGCGAGAGTTCGTCGACCGCGCCGAGGCGCTTCACCGCAACGAGGAAGGCCTCGTCGTCGTGGAGTCCGACCTCGCGCAGCGCGTCGACGCGGTCGAGCAGGTGGCTCTCGAGCTCGTCGAGGTCGGCGCGGTTCACGGCGTCGTGACGCTGCATCCACGCGCGCCAGGAGGCGACGAGTGCGCCGAGCTCGTCGGGGGCGCCTGGCCCGTGGCCGCCGGCCGGAGTCGGGGCCGCCGGGCGCGGGGTCTCGGGCGCCATGTCAGACCTCCCCGAAGGCCAGGCGCATGCGCGGGCCGCCGTCGTCGGGCCAGACCTTGCTCAGCACCTCGCCGACGACCGACCACTGACGGCGCTGCTCGGTGAGCACGCCGGCGCCCTGCTCGGTCAGACGGTAGTGCTTGCGGGGGCGGCCGGTGTCGGACTGGCGCCACTCGGCGTGCACATGGCCGAGCCGCTCGAGGCGGTGCAGCAGGGGGTAGAGCATGCCGTCGCTCCATTCGAGCTCGCCGCCCGAGAGCGCGGTGATGCGTTGGAGGATCGCGTAGCCGTACGACTCGCCCTCGGCCAGGATGCCGAGCACGACCGGGGTCGCGGCCGCCGCGAC is drawn from Agromyces sp. Leaf222 and contains these coding sequences:
- a CDS encoding efflux RND transporter periplasmic adaptor subunit; this encodes MTEHSPTEDQMTDAAAPQPARRRRRTPWLIAGACIAVLGIAGAVLAVTLPASSKDDRDAANAAADVATTPVARGDLTERVRLNGRLGYGSPQELGTSLGGTITWLPDTGAVLDRGATLFRVDDDPVVLLIGALPMWRGFAEGMDDGPDVLQLEQNLAALGFFEREPDEEFAGSTASAIERWQESLGLEETGAIEPGRIVFAPAAVRVAQHKAQIGGGAGASVIAVSDTVKRVTAFIAPNLEPIAPVGTPVQLTLPGGATVPGEVSAVGAPVEQDDDQGGKKLKLPLTITIDDPAAADGLDDVAVNGELTAVRREDALLVPVTALLARTGGGFAVEVVAKGVVETVPVELGLFADGLVEVTGGELEAGDEVVVPE
- a CDS encoding response regulator transcription factor, producing the protein MRVLIVEDEPYLAEAVRAGLALEAIAADVAADGEAALFSIDVNDYDVVLLDRDLPGMHGDEVCRILAAREERPAVLMLTAARRLGDKVGGFELGADDYLAKPFEFPELVARVRALGRRRFTALPPQLEAAGVVLDPFRREVLRDGRFVHLTRKEFSVLEVLMRAGGGVVSAETLLEKAWDENANPFTNSVKVTISTLRRKLGEPWMIRTVPGAGYAIDAADD
- a CDS encoding HAMP domain-containing sensor histidine kinase, which gives rise to MTEPGTSVPRTYRLTVRARLAVTYAVLLTVAGAVLLAIVAFVIGLVPSYEFAEPAATTTTATEVTPTDAIPAQSTPPSDSPEVAYDPGLLASTASEAAVVVSSRSDILQLLLWVSVGALVLLAAGGAWAGWFVAGRMLRPLQEVNEAAHRAARGHLDHRIALAGPRDEITDLADTFDGMLDSLERSANADRRFAANASHELRTPLATTRTMLDVALSSQAAGDVQLLERLREMNERSIATVEALLDLSELESTDAGVFGPVDLAALAASVVDESRVEAEEAGVRLTASASAAPVLVEGDEVLLRQLVVNLVQNAIRHNEPGGFVTVTTDAAGPLPILEVANSGAELDAATVAELTAPFHRGRGRTSAAAQRGRGLGLSIVAAIAERHGAGLHLVPRADGGLRVAVRFPRDAVAQAKSKTGGNTSTSTAAQAR
- a CDS encoding permease prefix domain 1-containing protein codes for the protein MAPETPRPAAPTPAGGHGPGAPDELGALVASWRAWMQRHDAVNRADLDELESHLLDRVDALREVGLHDDEAFLVAVKRLGAVDELSHEYARVHSERLWKQLVLDGEAEPGAADPGARAATSDALDRADAAGGRAPFWKRANGLAVALALGVGAGLVVTSATLVGADPAFFLRNATLLVLPFLAAWFVWRHRPPMAAVLAVAGTFVLVGVVLNVFPWASLSAVQAFGGAVADTELLASLGAAVALWLMTGVVYSAGRWRSSDARMDFVRFSGEWLVYYVLIALVGGALSALTIGVFSTIDVDVAWFFGQWVLPCAIPGAVLVAAWLVDAKQRVIENIAPVLTKVFTPLFTIMLIALVVAAVLQWNIVDADRELLIAFDLVLVVVLGLLVYSYSSRDPLQRPGWFDRIQLVMLVAALVVDVFVLVAMVGRTGEFGFSPNKTASLGLNLILLVNLAWAAWLQLGFLRGREPFDRLERWQTGYLPVYLAWAAVLVLVFPPVFDFA
- a CDS encoding PadR family transcriptional regulator; its protein translation is MRIGKDLVAAAATPVVLGILAEGESYGYAILQRITALSGGELEWSDGMLYPLLHRLERLGHVHAEWRQSDTGRPRKHYRLTEQGAGVLTEQRRQWSVVGEVLSKVWPDDGGPRMRLAFGEV